Part of the Kineococcus aurantiacus genome, TGCGCTGTACGCGTTCCTGGCCAGCTGGACCGAGTTCCTCGGGGCGCTCACGTTCCTCACCGACGACCGCCTCTACACGCTGCCGCTGTCGCTGGTGAACCTGCAGTCCGGGGCGTACGGGGCCGTGAACTACGGCTACCTCGTGGCCGGGGCCGTCGTGGCGATGGTGCCGTGCGTCGTCCTCTACGTCGCGCTGCAGCGGTTCTACGTCGCCGGCCTGGCCTCGGGCGCCGTCAAGGGCTGACGGGGCACCGGGCCGGGCGACGCAGGAGGGGGTGGTCACCGCGGGAACCCGCGGCGGCCACCCCCTCCTCGTGCCGGTGGGTCAGGGCGCCCAGCTGAAGATGCCGGGCACGCGGAACGTGCGGTCGGGGGTCCCGCCCTCGCCGTCGAACCCGACGGTGATGCCGAAGACCTTCGCGTGCAGCAGGGTCGTGGGGCGCTTCCCGCACACGCCGTACTCGGCCGGCGTGGGGAACTCCAGGGTGGCGACGAGCTTGGCGGAGTTCGAGTCGATCCGGGTGTACCCGTTGACGTCCGAGTACGGCGTCGCGGGGAGGATCGGCAGCGTGCTCTTGACCAGCCGGGGGCGCGGGTCGTCCCCGCACGCCACGGCGGCGTGCATCCGGGCCGAACCGCGGCTACCGACGGAGCCGAGCCCGGAGATCGGGCAGCCCTCCGCGCTGGTCTCGTCGTCGCACGCGACGACGCCGCCGAAGGCGTCGAAACCGGTCAGCGTGAGCCGCAGGTCGACGTACCCGCAGTCGCTGATGGGCGGGTAGTCCGTCGTGCACTTCGGGTAGATCGGCGTGTCGGCGGGGCCGTAGGTCTCGACCTGGGCCGAGGCGAGCTGGACCGTCGGCGCGGTCGTGCCGGTGGTGGTGCCGGTGGCCGCGCCCGCCGGGGCGGCGGCCGCGACGGTGAGCGCGAGCGCGGTGGCGAGCGCCCCGGCGGCGGCGGTGGTGCGTTTCACTGGTTCCCCCCGAGTGAGTGCTGGGGACCCACCCCCATGGGCCCGGACAGCAGTGTGACCGTCACCCGCTGTCACTGCAAGCAACTTGGACTACTCCGCGCGGGTGAACTCAGGCGGCGGTCCGGACCGCCTACACCAGCACTTCCAGGGGCCGCAGCAACGGCCCGGACGTCCGGACCTCCTCCCACGCGCGGGCCAGCCGCTGGACCGCCGGCGCGACGGCGTCGACGTCGAGGCCGAAGGGCAGCCGCAGGTAGCGCTCGAACTCCCCGTCGAGGCCGAAGCGGGGCCCGGCGGTGACCAGGACGCCGCGACGCCGCGCCGCCAGGGCCAGCGCCGAGCTGGTGGCCGTGCCGAGGTTCACCCACAGGGCCAGCCCCCCGCTCACGCCGGGGACCCGCCACTGCGGCAGCACCTCCGCCAGTTCCGCGACGAGGGCGTCGCGGCGCGAGCGCAGGGCGCGGCGGCGGCCGACGAGGACGTCGTCGAGCCGGGGCAGGCAGCGGGCCACGACGAGCTGCTCCAGGACGGGGGTGCCCAGTTCCCACGGCGACCGGTGCGCGGCCAGGTGCCGGACGGTCGCGGCGTCGGCGCGGACCCAGCCGATCCGCAGCCCGCCCCACAGCGACTTGGCGGCCGAGCCGACGTGCAGGACGTCCGCGGGGAACGGGGTGGACCGCGCCGGCGGGTCGATCGCGAGGTCGGCGGTCGTCTCGTCGACGACGAGCCGGGTCCCGTACCGCCGCGCCAGTTCCACGACCCTCGCCCGCTGCGCCGCGGGCATCACCGCGCCGGTCGGGTTCTGGAACGTCGGCATCAGGTAGGCCAGGGCGGGCCGCGTCCGGGCGAAGGCGTCCTCCAGGGCGTCCGCGTCCCACCCGCCGGGCCGCTCGCCGTGCGCGGCGGTGACCGGCACGGCGACGAGCCGCCCGCCGGCGGCGCGGGCCGCGTCGAGGGCGTGCGGGTAGCCGGGGCTCTCGACGAGGACTCGGTCGCCCGGGGTCAGGACGCTGCGGCAGACCAACCCGACGGCGTGCTGGGCGCCGAGGGTCACGAGCACCTCGTCCGGGGTCGTGGGCAGGCCGCGGGCGGTGTACCGCGCGGCCAGCGCGGTGCGCAGCTCGGGGACCCCGAGCAGTTCGTACCCGTCGCCGCGCAGGTGGTCGGCGGCGTCGTCGACGGCCGCCCGCAGCGCCTCCTGGACCTCCGGCGCCGCCGGCAGCACGGCCCGGGTGAGGTCGAAGGTGGCCGAGGCCAGGGGGTGCGGCTCGACGGCGGGTCCGGTGGCGGGCAGCACCAGGACGCTGCCCGACCCGCGGACGCTGCGCAGCAGCCCCTCCTCGCGCAGCCGCGCGTAGGCGGCCGCGACGGTGGTGCGGCTGACGCCGAGCGCCGCGGCGAGCTCCCGCTCGGCGGGCAGCCGGGTCCCGGAGGCGATGCGGCCGTCGACGAGCAGCAGCCGGATGCGCCCGGCGAGCGCGCGCAGGGCCGGTCCGTCGTCGCGCCACCGGCCGAGGAGGTGGCGCAGGCTGGACGCGGAGAGGGTGGGCACCAGGCCACCGTACTCGGATTGGCACTGTCGAAGGGGGTGTTGGATGCGGTCCAATCCTGGGGTGAGAAGTCCACTGCCCGTCGCCCGGCTCGTCCAGCTCCTCGTCGGCCTCGTCCTGTACGGCGTCGGCGAGGGCCTCATGGTGCTCGCCCACGTCGGGGTCGGGCCCTGGTCGGTGCTCGCCACCGGGCTCGCCGACCTGACGGGCGCCGGCGTCGGCTGGCTCACCAACCTCATCGGCCTCGTGGTCCTCCTGCTGTGGATCCCGTTGCGGCAGAAGCCGGGGATCGGGACCCTGCTCAACGTCCTGCTCGTGGGGACGGTCATCGAGGCGACCGTCGACCTGCTCCCGGCCCCCGAGCTGCTCGCCGTGCGGGTCCCGCTGTTCGCCGCCGGGATGGTGCTGCTGGCCGTCGCCAGCGGCGTCTACATCGGCGCCGGCCTCGGGCCCGGGCCGCGGGACGGCCTGATGACCGGCCTGCACGCGCGGACGGGCCGGCCGATCTGGCTGTGCCGGTGCGCGGTGGAGGTCTCGGCGCTCGTGCTGGGGTGGCTCATGGGCGGCGACGTCGGGGTGGGGACCGTGGTGTTCGCGTTCGGCATCGGCCCCCTCGTGGGGTTCGTGCTGCCGCGCCTCGACGCGTCCCGGCGGTCCGCGGTGCTCCCGGTGCCGGCCCGGTAGCGTCCGGGCATGCCGTACTTCGCCGCCACCTACGCCTACACGCCCGACACCCAGACGCGGGACGCCGTGCGCCCGGCCCACCGGGAGTACCTGGCGTCCCTGGAGCAGCTCGTCCTGTCCGGTCCCACCGACGACGACGGCGCCCTCCTGCTCTTCGAGGCCCCCGACGCCGCGGCCGTCGAGGCGCTGCTCGACGCCGACCCGTTCCACCTCGACGGCCGGGTCGTCGGGTCCCGCCGCGTCGTCGGCTGGAACCCGGTGCTGGGGCGGCTGAAGAGCGCCCTCTGACCCCTGCCGGGCTCCGCGGCGTCACCCCGCGGCCAGCGGCCGACCGAGTTCACGCCGCACCGCCCGCAGCGACTCCTCCTGCTGGGCCTCGTAGAGGTCGAAGGGGTCCAGCACGGGGGCGCCGATCGCCTCCGAGAGCCGGGCCGCGTCCCACACCGCCCCCGCCCGGGCGTCGTCGCGGGTGCCCTCGTCGGTGAGGTTGGACTGGAAGATGCCCGCCGCCGAGCGGGGCAGGAAGTCCTCGTAGACGATCGGTTCCGCCACGAGCACCCCGGTGCGCAGCAGGGTGCCCGGGTCCGCGTCGGCCGTCCCCGCCGCGCGGTCGCCGACGGCCCACGTCGCGAACCCCAGCCCCTGCGCGAGGAGTTCGCGCTCGGTCGCCGGCAGGTTCTCCCGCCACACCTCCCGGGCCACCTCGACACGGGTGCGCACCTCACCCGGCCGGGCCCGGCGCGCGTCCACCTCGGCGACCATCGCGTCGTACAGGTCCCGGCCACGGCGGGTCAGGGCGATGCCGCGCTGCTCCACCTCCCCGAACCGGACGCGCAGGGTGGCGCGCTCGACGCGGCCGTCGGGCAGCCGGAACACCCGGTCCTCGGCCAGGGCCCGGAACGACGTCTGCCGCAGCAGGACGTCGGGCCCCTCCCAGGCCGGGGGGCCCTGGATCTCGTCGATCATCTCGATCCCCCGGGCCCGCATGCGCGCGTAGAGGTCGTCGATGTCCAGCACCCGCGGCGTCAGGTGGTTGACGTGGGTGGAGGGGACCCCGCCGATGTCGGCGGCGACGGAGGAGACGGTCTCCAGGTGCTCGTACCAGGCCTTGTCGACCGGTTCGCCGGACAGCGCGAACGCGGCCGCGGCCAGGGTCAGCAGCCGCCCGGCGGCCGGCTCGTCCAGACCCCCGCCGGTGGCGGCCGCGTCGGCCAGGTCCAGCAGCTCGTCCCCGAACAGCCGGCGGGCGGCGAGGAACCGTTCCAGCCGCTCGCGGGTCGGGTCGTCGAAGAACCGGCGGTCGTCGGTGGCCAGCACGGAGGTGAAGACGCGGAACGGGTTGCGCGCCAGCTCCTCCGGGTCGACGGGGCGGAACGCCGTCGAGACCACGGGGACCGAGCTGCGGGAGGCGTCGCGCAGGTCGTAGAACCCGACGGGGTGCATGCCGAACGCGGCGAACACCCGCGCCACCTGCCCCAGCTCGCGGGCCGAGCCCACCCGGATCGCGCCGTGCCGCTCGGCGGTGACCCGCTCGACGCTGCCCAGGCGCTCGGCCGACCGGCCGCGCCGGGCGGCGACGTCGGCGTTGACGGCCCGGGAGACCTCCACGAGGTCCTCGTAGGCCGGGACCTCGCGGCCGTAGGTGGCGGCCAGGGCCAGGGCGAAGCGGGCCCGCAGTTCCCAGGTCGGGACGTGCGCCATCGGTGCTCCTTCCTCAGGGGTTCGCTCAGAGACGGACGTGGACGCGCCCGGGACGGCCGCTGCGGTCCATCGCCGCGCGCACCCGGTCCTGGGCGAGGCGGCGCGCGGCCGCGTGCGGGGGTTCCCCGGCCCGCCGGGCGGCGTCCAGGACGTCCACGGTGTTGCGGGACAACCGGTCCGCGACCGCGTCGAGGACCCGCTGCTCCTCGACGGGGAACACCGAGTACCGCGCGTCCATCGCGAACGCCGCGGCCACCACCCCGCCGGCGTTGGCGATGAAGTCGGGGACCACGACGACGCCCCGCTCGTGCAGCACCCGCAGCGCCGCCGCGTCGGCGGGCAGGTTCGCGCCCTCGACGACGACGCGGGCCCGCACCCCCGCGGCCAGCTGCGCGTCCAGGACGTCCTGGCGCGCGGCGGGCACGAGGACGTCGGTGTCCAGCAGCAGTTCCGCCCCGGCGGGCAGCAGCCGCGCGCCGGGCACGTCGCGGGCGACGTGGTGGACCAGGCCGTCGCCGTGCGCGGCGGCGGCCAGCAGCGCGGGCACGTCGAGGCCGTCGGGGCGGTGCACGGCCCCGGCGGCCGTGGAGACCGCGACGACCTGCGCGCCCAGGGCGTCCAGGCGGCGGGCGGCGGCCCGGCCCACGGCCCCGAAACCCTGGACCACGACGCGGGACCCGGCGACGGCACCGCCGGTCCAGGCCAGCGCCGCGGCGGCGGCCCCGGCGACGCCGTGGCCGGTGACGCCCCACTGGTCGTAGGGAACGCCGCCGGTCTCGCGGGGGCTGCCGACCGCGGCGCCGCGGTCGCGCAGCTCGTCCTGCACGACGGCCGCGTCGTCCTCACCGAGCCCCATGTCGAGGCCGACGACGTACTCCGAGGGCACCTCGTTGGCCAGGGCCCGCACGAACCGGCGCAGGTGCAGCTCCTTGTCCGGGGAGGCCGGGTCCCAGCGGATCCCGGCCTTGGCGCCGCCGAAGCCGAGGTCGACCGCGGCCCACTTCCAGGTCATGACCCGCGCCAGCCGTCCCACCTCCGAGACCGTGAGGTCCGGGGCCATGCGCGTACCGCCCTTGCCCATGCCGCGGGCGGTGTTGTCGATGACCAGGACCCCGCGCATCCCGCTGCGGGGTTCGGCGACGGTGACGACCTTCTCGGGCCCCCACTCGTCGACGTGGCTGAAGTCGTCGGCGATCACGCTGCGCCCGAACCGAAGTCGACGCCCTGCGCCAGCGGCAGGTCGCGGGAGAAGTTCACGGTGGTGGTGGCCCGGCGCATGTAGGCGCGCCAGGAGTCCGACCCGGCCTCGCGCCCGCCGCCGGTGGACTTCTCCCCGCCGAACGCGCCGCCGATCTCGGCGCCGGAAGTGCCGATGTTGACGTTGGCGATGCCGCAGTCGGACCCGACGACGGAGGTGAACAGCTCCGCCTCTCGCTGGTCGCGGGTGAACACCGCCGACGACAGCCCCTGCGGCACGTCGTTGTTGAGGGCGAGGGCCTCCTCGAACTCGCGGTAGCGCAGCACGTACAGCACGGGGGCGAACGTCTCGCGGCGCACGACGTCGAGCTGGGCGGGGACCTCCACGACCGCCGGCCGCACGTAGTGCGCCCGCTGCGGCCCGACCGCGACCCGCTCGCCGCCGACCACGACCGACCCGCCCCCGGCGACGGCCTCGTCGACGGCGGCGCGCATCGCGTCGTGGGTCGCGGCGGAGAACAGCGGGCCGACGAGGGTGGCCGGGTCGAAGGGGTCACCCACGCGCAGGCCGGAGTAGACGGTGCTCAGCCGGGCCAGCAGCTCGTCGGCGACGGACTCGTGGACGATGAGCCGCCGCAGCGTGGTGCAGCGCTGGCCGGCGGTCCCGGCCGCGGCGAACACGATGCCGCGCACCGCGAGGTCGAGGTCGGCGCTGGGGGTGACGATCGCGGCGTTGTTGCCGCCGAGCTCGAGGATCGCGCGCCCGAAACGGGCCGCGACCCGCGGGGCGATCTCGCGGCCGAGGCGCTCGGAGCCGGTCGCGGACAGGACCGGGACCAGGGGGCTGTCGACGAGGGGGGCCGCCCCGGTGGCGTCGGCGACGACGGTTCGGTTCAGGCCCGCGGGCATCCCCAGCTCGGCCGCGGCCCGTTCCAGCAGCGCGGAGGCGGCGAGCGCGACGAGCGGGGTGCGCTCGGAGGGTTTCCACACGACGGTGTCGCCGCAGACCAGGGCCAGCGCCGCGTTCCAGGCCCAGACGGCGGCGGGGAAGTTGAACGCCGAGATGACCCCGACGACGCCGACGGGGTGCCAGGTCTCGCTCAGCCGGTGCTCGGGGCGCTCGGAGGGCAGGGTCCGGCCCTCCAGCTGCCGGGACAGGCCCACGGCGAGGTCGCAGACGTCGACCATCTCCTGCACCTCACCCAGCGCCTCGGAGCGGATCTTGCCGACCTCGACGCCGATGAGGTCGGCGAGGGGTTCGCGGTGCTCGGTGAGCAGGTCGCCCAGCCGGCGGACCAGGCGCCCGCGGACGGGGGCCGGGACGGTGCGCCAGCGCAGCCACGTCTCGTGGGCGGCGGCGACCGCGGCCTCGACGTCGGCGGCACCGGCCGCGGGCACCGTCGCGACGACCTGCCCGTCGAGGGGGCTGACGACGTCGAAGGCAGCCCCGCCGGTGGTGGGGGAGGTGGCGGGGGGCGCCGGCCGGTCGGGGTCCACGCCGCAGGCGCGCAGCGCGGCGCGGGCGACGGCGCGCGGGTCGGTGCGCAGCTCGGTGGTGGGTCCGGTGGTCGATGCGGTGGTGGGCTCGGTGGTGGTGCTCACGGGGTCTCCTCGGGTGGGGCGGGTGCGGCGGCGGACGGGGCGCGGTCAGACGATGGCCACCTCGGTGCGCCGGACGGGCGCGGCGAAGCGGTCGGCGCTGAAGGCGCCGACGTCGAGGGCGGGGGTGCGGCCCAGCAGCAGGTCCCGCACGCACTCGGCCGCGGCGGGCGCCTGGAGGAACCCGTGGCCGGAGAAGCCGGTGGCGTACAGGAAGCGGAAGGGCGTGCCGGTGGCTTCCCCGATGAGGGCGTTGCGGTCGGGGGTCTCCTCGTACAGCCCGGCCCACCCGCGTTCGAGGGGGACGTCGGCCAGGGCGGGGGCGACCCGGCGCAGGACCGCGCGCAGCCCGGTGTGCCAGGCGGTGTCGACCTCGCGGTCGAAACCTGCCGGTTCCGCGGGGTCGGCCCAGCCCAGCAGCAGGCCGCCGTCCTCGCTGCCGTGGAAGTAGGCGGTGCTGGACTGGTCGATGGTGAAGGGCACCGCGTGCGGGCGCGCGGGGGAGGGCGGGGCGAAGGCGACCTGGCGGCGGCGGGGCACGACGGGCAGGTCCACCCCGGCCAGGGCGGCGAGCGCGCCGGACCACGCGCCGGCCGCGCAGACGACGGCGGGCGCCAGCACGGCCGAGTTGTCAGACAACCTCACGCGCGCCTGCCCGGCGGGTCCCTCCTCCACGGCGACGACCTCGGCGCCGGTGCGGAAGCGCACCCCGGCCGCGCGCGCCCGTCGCGCCAGGGCGTGGACGACGGCCCGCGGCCGGGCGAACCCGGCGTCGGGGGACCACACCGCGGCCAGCAGCCCGGTGGGGTCGAGGTAGGGGCAGCGGCGGACGGCCTCGGCGGGGTCGACGAGCCGGGTGGGGACGCCCAGGGCGTTCTGCACGCCGGCGCCGGCGGCGTGGCGCTCGACGTCGGCGGCGTCGCGCAGGGCGAACAGGTACCCGACCTCGCGCAGGCCGACGTCGGGCCCTCGCCCGCGCCCCGGTCCGTGCCCCTCGCCGCGGGCGAGGGCCCGGTAGGACTCCAGGCTGCGGCGGGCCAGTTCCACGTTGGCGGGGTCGGAGAACACGGCCCGCACCCCGCCGAGGGGTTTGCCGGAGGAACCGGCGGCGAGGTCGTCGCGTTCGAGCACGACCACGTCGGTCGTCCCCGCCCGCGCCAGCGCGTCCGCCACGGCGACGCCGAGGATGCCGCCGCCGATGACGACGACCGCGGCGCGTTCGACGTTCCCGGTGCCGGTCGCGCGGGGTACCCCTCCGTGCGTCGTGGTCACGGTTCTCCTCCCGGTCCGGTGGTTCGGTGGGTTCACCGTGCCGCCCGCGGGCCCACCGGACAAGCGACGGGTTCTGCGGTCGAACCGTTAGGTTCCCTGCATGGACGAGCTGGGTCGCGTGGGGTTGCGGGCGCTGGTGGAACTGGCCCGGCGGGGCAGCATCGCGGCGGTCGCCGAGGACACCGGGTACACCGCAGGCGCTGTCTCGCAGCAGATCGCGCGGCTGGAATCCGTGGTGGGGCACCCGCTGACGGTCCGTTCGGGCCGGGGGGTCCGGTTGACGGACGTGGGGCGGGTGCTGGCCGAGGAGGCCGTGGCCGTGCTGCGCGCGGAGGAGGCGGCGCTGGCCGCGGCGCGGGCGGCGCGCACCGAGGTCCGGGGTCAGTTGCGCATCGGGGTCTTCGGCAGCACCGCGGCGACGTTGCTCGCGCCGCTGGTCCTGCGGTCGGCGCAGGTCCACCCCGGGTTGCGGCTGACGAGCCGGGAGGTCGACGTGGACGACACCGCGGCGGCGGTGCGGCGCGGGGAGGTCGACGTCGCGTTCGGCGTGGAGTACCCCGACGCACCGATGCCGCGGCGGCCCGAGACCGAACTCGTGCCGCTGCTCACCGAGCGGTTCGCGCTGGCGGTGTCGCCGGAGGTTCCCGGGCCGGGACGCACCACGCTGTCCGCGGCGGCGCGGTGGCCGTGGATCCTCACGCCGGCCTGCACGCCGTTCGGGGCGGCGGTGCGCAACGCGTGCCGGTCGGCGGGTTTCGAACCCGACGTGCTGCACGAGGTGACGGACACGTCGGCGGCGCTGCTGCTGGCCGGCCGCGGGCTGGGGGTCACCCCGGTGACCCCGCTCATGCGGCGGCTGGGGACGGAGCCGGTGCGGGTGCTGGAGCTGGACGACGTCGTCGAGCGCCGGATCGTGCTGGTGCGCCACCGCGCGGACGCGGGCCGGGCGACGGTGCGGGCGCTGACCGAGGTGCTGCGCGCGGTGACGGCGGAGGAACCCGTCGGCTGAGCGGAAGTCGTACGAACAGCGTGCGACGAAACCGTTGACAGCAGTTGTCTGCTTGGACATTCTTTTGTCAGACAAGTTGCTGCAAAGTCTGATGGGAGGTGCCGGGTGATCGGGGTCATCGGTGACAACACCATCGACCGCTACGTCGGCGAGGTCGAGCGGACCTTCGTCGGCGGCAACGCGCTGAACGTCGCGGTGCAGCTGCACCGGCACGGGCGGCCCGTGCACTACTCCGGCGCCGTCGCCGACGACCCCGACGGGCAGGTCGTCCGCGCGGCCGTCGAGGCCCAGGGCGTGGGCGTGACCGGTCTGCGCACCGATCCCGGCGAGACGGCCGTGACGCTGGTGGAGGTCGCCGCCGACGGCGAGCGCTCCTTCGCCCGCGAGGACTTCGGCGTCACCGCCCGCTTCGTCCCCGCCGAGGCCGAACTGGACCTGCTCGCCCGCTGCGACTGGGTGCACCTCGGCATGACCGCTGCGGCGCAGCAGGTCCGCGACGCCCTGCGCGCCCGCGGCCCGGTGCGCCTCAGCCAGGACTGCGCCGTCAGCCCCGGCCACGACGGGCTGGAGGTCGCCTTCCTGTCCGTCGGCGACGACCGCTCCCGGGCGCCGGCCGCCGCCCGGGAGGCCCTCGCCGGCGGGGCCCGGCTGGCCGTCGCCACCTGCGGGGCCGCCGGCGCCTACGCCACCGACGGGCAGCGGGAGTGGTGGCAGGACGCCACCGCCGCCGACGTCGTCGACACCACCGGGGCCGGTGACTCCTTCATCGCCGGCTTCATCGCCGCGCGGGTGGACGGGCACGACGTGCCCACCGCCCTGCGCACCGGCTCGCAGTGGGCCGCCGCCACGTGCGGCCACCTCGCGGGCTGGCCGCAGGACCCCTCGTGACCTTCCCGGCGCCGCGCCGGGACCCCGACGACCGCCGCCCCTCCGGGCCGGCGGGACCCACCACCCAGGGAGTGGAACCATGCTGAACTTCGACGAAGAGCGCTTCGTGCGCATCCAGTCCGGCGCCGTCGGGCTCGCCGGGCAGCTGCACCGGGCCGTGGCCGACGCGCTGGAGGCCGGCGCGCAGAACCTGTTCTTCCTCGGCGCCGGCGGGGTCACCCTGCTGACCCACCCGGCCGCGCGCCTGCTGCAGACCACCTCGACCTTCCCCGTCCACCTGGACATGGCCGCCGAGCTCGTGGTGCGCGACAACGTGCACCTCGGGCCGCAGTCCCTCGTCGTCATGCCCTCGCTGTCGGGCACCACGAAGGAGGCCGTCGAGGCGCTGGAGTTCTGCCGCGCCAAGGGCGCCCGCGTCCTCACCCTCACCGGGCACGCCGACACCCCGATGGCGCAGCTGGCCGACGTGAACTTCACGAACTTCGCCGAGGACGACACCTCCAGCGAGTCGTACTACCTGCAGACCCTGCTCATCGCCCTGTCCGTCATGCACCTGCGCGGGGAGCACGACGCCTACCCGCAGACGGTCGCCGAGCTGGAGGCGCTGCCCGCCCAGCTCGTCGAGGTCAAGCGCGCGTTCGAGTCCCGCGCCGCGGAGATCGCCCGCACCATCAAGGACGAGCCGTACCACGTCATCACCGCGGCCGGGTCGGCCTGGCCCGAGGCGTACTACTACGGCATGTGCATCCTGGAGGAGATGCAGTGGATCCGGACCCGCCCGGTGCACGCCTCCGACTTCTTCCACGGCACCCTCGAACTCGTCGAGGCCGGCGTCAGCGTCGTCGTCCTCAAGGGCGAGGACGAGACCCGCCCGCTGGCCGAGCGCGTGGAGAAGTTCGTCCCCGACCACACCGAGAAGCTGCTGGTGCTGGACACCGCCGACTTCGAGCTGCCCGGCACCTCCGCCGCCGTGCGCGCGCTCGTCTCCCCGGTCCTGCTGGCCACGGCCCTGGAACGGCTCAGCGCCCACCTGGAGGTGCTGCGCGACCACCCGCTCACCACCCGCCGCTACTACCGGCGCCTGGACTACTGAGACCCGACCACCGACCGTTCCGACCACCCGACCCCGGAGGCCAGCGTGCCCGGCACCCGCCCGAGCGCCCCGCTCACCGCGGCGCTCGCCGCGCTCCCGCGGGAGACTCCGCAGGTGCCGCTCGTCGGGCTCGTCCCGGTGGGTTCAGTAGCGTCGCTCCCCTCGACGGAGGAGGGGACCACCATGCCCGACAAGCGGCCGCTGCCCAGCATCGTGCGCGACCAGCTCATGGACCTGCTGCGGGCGCAGGGGTTCAAGCCGGGGGACCGGCTGCCCAGCGAGGCGGAGATCTCCCGCCTGTGGGACGTCGGGCGCAGCAGCGTCCGGGAAGCGCTGAAGCTGCTGGAGCAGGAGGGGCTGGTCCAGGCCGAGCGCGGCCGGGGACGGTTCCTGTCCTCCCTCGGCAGCCTCAGCGTGGACCGGCCCATCACCCGGTTCGAGTCCGCCACCCAGATGCTGGCCAGCCTGGGGCGCAGCAGCCGCACCATGGTGCTGTCGGTCACCGAGACCGACCCCTCGCCCGAGGCGGTCGAGGCCCTCGGCCTGGCCGAGGGCGAACGGGTCGTCCGCCTCGAGCGGCTGCGCTCGGACGGGGACGACCCCCTCATCTACAGCGTCGACACCATCCCGGCCTTCTGCATCCCCGGCCCCGTCCGCCACGTGGACTGGACCGGCTCGCTCACCGAGCTGCTCGCCATCCAGGGGCACCTGCCCGTCTCCTCGGCCGCCCGCCTGCAGGCCGTCGAGCTGCCCGAGCAGGTGCGCACCCAGTACCACCTCGACGGTTTCGGCCCGTGGCTGCTCATCACCGAGACCGCCATCACCACGACCGGCCGCCGGGTCCTGCTCGCCGAGGACTACCACCGCGGTGACGCCTTCACCTTCAACGTCCTGCGCCGCTGAGCGACGCAGGGGCCAGCGCGCCGGCCCCGGCCGGCGACCACCCCCCGAGAGAGGTCCCATGTCCGCACGCACCGCGCTGAGGCTGCCGACCCCCGTCCCCGCCTCCCCCCAGGACCGTTCCTACTGGCTCGACACCACCGTCCCCGAGCGGGGTGACGAGCTGCCCGCCCTGCGCGGGGACACCACCGCCCGCGTCGCCGTCGTCGGCGGGGGGCTGACCGGCCTGTGGACGGCCTACCGCATCGTCCAGGCCCAGCCCGACGCGGACGTCGTCGTGCTGGAGGCCGAGTTCTGCGGCGCCGGGGCCTCGGGCCGCAACGGCGGCCAGGTCCACAGCTGGTGCGAGAGCCTGGACCGCCTCGAAGCCGTCGTCGGGCCCCGCGAGGCGGTCCGGCTGGCCCGCGCCTCGGTGGAGGCGATCGAGGAGCTCGCCGCCCTGCAGGACGGCGGCCTGGACATGGACCTGCGGCTGGACGGCTGGATCTGGGGCGCCAGCTCCCGGGCCCAGGAGGGGGCCTGGGCCGACGCCCTGGCCCGCAGCCGCGCCGCCGGCCTCGACGTCTACACCGAGCTGGACGCCGACGGGATGCTGGCCCGCACCGGGACGGCCACGTCGTACCAGGGCGTGGTGGAGGAACGCGCCGGGAGCCTGCACCCCGGCAAGCTCGTGCGCGGGCTGCGCGACCTCCTGCTCGCCCGGGGTGTGCGCATCCACGAGCGCACGCCCGTCACCGAGATCGGGTCCGGTCCGCGGCCGGTGCTGCGGACCCCCGGCGGCAGCGTCCGCGCCGAGAAGGTCCTGCTCGCCACCAACGCCTGGGCCGGGGCCATCCCCGAGATCAACCGCTTCATGTACTCCGTGGAGAGCCAGGTCGTCGTCACCGTCCCGATCCCGGACCGCCTCGACGCCCTGGGCTGGAAGAGCGGGGCGTCCATCTGCGACTCCCAGCGCCAGGTGCTGTACTTCCAGCGCACCGTGGACGGGCGCGTGCTGCTCGGGCAGGGCACCGGGAACCCCGTCTTCGCCGGCCGCCTCGGCGCCCGCACCAACCGCAACCCCCCGCTGGCGGCCAGC contains:
- a CDS encoding GntR family transcriptional regulator, whose amino-acid sequence is MPDKRPLPSIVRDQLMDLLRAQGFKPGDRLPSEAEISRLWDVGRSSVREALKLLEQEGLVQAERGRGRFLSSLGSLSVDRPITRFESATQMLASLGRSSRTMVLSVTETDPSPEAVEALGLAEGERVVRLERLRSDGDDPLIYSVDTIPAFCIPGPVRHVDWTGSLTELLAIQGHLPVSSAARLQAVELPEQVRTQYHLDGFGPWLLITETAITTTGRRVLLAEDYHRGDAFTFNVLRR
- a CDS encoding NAD(P)/FAD-dependent oxidoreductase; the encoded protein is MSARTALRLPTPVPASPQDRSYWLDTTVPERGDELPALRGDTTARVAVVGGGLTGLWTAYRIVQAQPDADVVVLEAEFCGAGASGRNGGQVHSWCESLDRLEAVVGPREAVRLARASVEAIEELAALQDGGLDMDLRLDGWIWGASSRAQEGAWADALARSRAAGLDVYTELDADGMLARTGTATSYQGVVEERAGSLHPGKLVRGLRDLLLARGVRIHERTPVTEIGSGPRPVLRTPGGSVRAEKVLLATNAWAGAIPEINRFMYSVESQVVVTVPIPDRLDALGWKSGASICDSQRQVLYFQRTVDGRVLLGQGTGNPVFAGRLGARTNRNPPLAASAVAELHRLYPSLADVPIAYDWVGAIDCVATHVPVLGTLTDRPDVHYCVGWNGTALAQLPVVSRILASVLLGTDDEWGRSRLVGAPPVPVVREPVRFLGAQVVRAAIVRRNALERHDRRVDPLTRALTHLMPTPEAVPAPDEPGRTPAV